The Polyangiaceae bacterium genome includes a region encoding these proteins:
- a CDS encoding metal-sulfur cluster assembly factor: MTAEPSQSERVWAALRRVDDPELGINVVDLGLVYAVAVEGKRVDVQMTMTSPACPLGPYITEQARQAIEAELPELESIEIELVWEPPWHPGLMAEHVAGAFGSGR, from the coding sequence ATGACGGCCGAGCCGAGCCAGAGCGAGCGGGTCTGGGCCGCCCTGCGCCGCGTGGACGATCCCGAGCTCGGCATCAACGTGGTGGATCTGGGGCTCGTCTACGCCGTCGCCGTGGAGGGCAAGCGGGTCGACGTCCAGATGACGATGACCAGCCCCGCGTGCCCGCTCGGTCCGTACATCACCGAGCAGGCGCGTCAGGCCATCGAAGCCGAGCTGCCCGAGCTCGAGAGCATCGAGATCGAGCTGGTCTGGGAGCCGCCTTGGCATCCCGGTTTGATGGCCGAGCACGTCGCTGGCGCGTTCGGCTCCGGCCGATGA
- a CDS encoding Crp/Fnr family transcriptional regulator — translation MGVREFIERAKALSGAEPQLLDRMAAAASTRTLARGEVLWRAGDLAKSLTVIKSGLIKVVRPAARGRASICGIFGPPDTVGDLAVLRQIAYPADAIVATESATVISIPGSLLTDPSAQSTPLAMSMACAMHTKLTALHDKVEVLSAGSVESRLATLLVKLYDRFGDDFDDGSHSIPVALSRRELAELVATSFETAIRVMTRWEREGVLVTTPHGFTVHDMNGLKAAAGGESGEALLTLSR, via the coding sequence ATGGGCGTCCGGGAGTTCATCGAGCGAGCCAAGGCTCTGTCCGGGGCAGAGCCTCAGCTCCTGGACCGCATGGCGGCCGCCGCGTCCACCCGCACGCTGGCCCGCGGCGAGGTGCTCTGGCGCGCCGGTGACCTGGCGAAGTCGTTGACCGTGATCAAGAGCGGCCTGATCAAGGTCGTGCGCCCGGCCGCGCGCGGCCGCGCGTCGATTTGCGGCATCTTCGGCCCCCCGGACACGGTCGGTGACCTGGCCGTGCTGCGCCAGATCGCCTACCCGGCCGACGCCATCGTCGCGACGGAGTCGGCGACGGTGATCAGCATCCCCGGCTCGCTGCTCACCGATCCGAGCGCGCAGAGCACGCCCTTGGCGATGAGCATGGCGTGCGCCATGCACACCAAGCTGACCGCCCTGCACGACAAGGTCGAGGTGCTGTCCGCCGGCTCGGTGGAGTCTCGGCTGGCCACGCTCTTGGTCAAGCTCTACGACCGCTTCGGGGACGACTTCGACGACGGCTCGCACAGCATCCCCGTGGCTCTGTCGCGCCGAGAGCTCGCCGAGCTGGTGGCCACTTCGTTCGAGACCGCCATCCGCGTGATGACCCGTTGGGAGCGCGAGGGCGTGCTCGTGACGACGCCGCACGGCTTCACCGTGCACGACATGAACGGCCTGAAGGCCGCTGCCGGCGGCGAGAGCGGCGAAGCTCTCTTGACGCTCAGCCGTTGA
- a CDS encoding DUF2478 domain-containing protein — translation MSSWSAIVGAPGTEKGRAAKKLAELLQARGLRVTGFVQEDVSDASGETVGWDIVSVSAPEKVGILARTSSEPDLCGYAFRAAGFAFAKELASESADVVIVGGVGKLEAAKQGHWPVLAELIARADGPHVVACIRDNCLSSVALALPDPLDYVELPCDDAALAELAERLSTALAKR, via the coding sequence ATGTCGAGCTGGTCGGCCATCGTCGGAGCACCCGGCACCGAGAAGGGGCGCGCAGCGAAGAAGCTCGCGGAGCTGCTCCAGGCGCGCGGCCTGCGCGTCACCGGCTTCGTCCAGGAGGACGTCTCCGACGCCAGCGGCGAGACGGTGGGCTGGGACATCGTGAGCGTCTCCGCTCCGGAGAAGGTCGGGATCCTCGCGCGCACGTCGAGCGAGCCCGATCTGTGCGGCTACGCCTTCCGGGCCGCCGGCTTCGCCTTCGCCAAGGAGCTCGCCTCCGAGAGCGCCGACGTCGTCATCGTCGGCGGCGTCGGCAAGCTGGAGGCCGCGAAGCAGGGCCACTGGCCCGTCCTCGCCGAGCTGATCGCGCGCGCCGACGGGCCCCACGTGGTCGCCTGCATTCGCGACAACTGTCTGTCCAGCGTCGCGCTCGCGCTCCCGGATCCGCTCGACTACGTGGAGCTGCCCTGCGACGACGCCGCGCTCGCGGAGCTTGCGGAGCGCCTGTCCACGGCGCTCGCGAAGCGTTGA